A window from Bordetella petrii encodes these proteins:
- a CDS encoding xanthine dehydrogenase family protein molybdopterin-binding subunit — MDHLRLAHPDAIGQPSPRIDGPAKVSGAARYTADFMLPGMLHAVPVCATIAHGRIASLDIEAARAMPGVHAVLHRGNRPPLARAASGSIDEARPPLDDDIIRYYGQYVALVVADTPQQAQAAANAVRVGYAAQPPDVSPPSDEEDTPNVESERGDAAAAYDSAPVRLDAVYTTPVETHNSMELHACVAEYDGRAYTLYETSQGVVNHRDVVAQMLGTGKENVRVISHYLGSGFGGKLWPWAHSLLAAVAARQLGRPVKLVISRAMTFHSAGHRPYTRQRMRLGATPDGRLVSLQHHYLSQASQLDKYRERCGEATPRMYSTPNLRVCWGLARRHVGAPTSMRGPGAVPGMYALESAMDELAVALQIDPVELRLRNEPRLDEGNGLPFSSRHLSECLRQGAERFGWQRRQPGVGAMRQGDVVLGWGMASCSWLALRMPTDARVTLHDDGTARLACATQDIGTGTYTVLAQLVSAETGIPLDRIQVSLGDTQLPPGPVSGGSAATASFVPAALEATRNAVRAACELAASAAGPYVGTPVRDLAMRAGRIRLAADGADAGMPLGQLLAAAGVASVSGDGHGDNGKALKRQYSINSYGAHFVEVAWHPATARLRVSRVVTVIDGGRILNPRTGRNQIEGAIVMGVGMAMLEQTHYDSRSGAPMNSNLADYIVATHADAPRLDVSFLDYPDYIWNEVGARGIGEIGLAGIAAAITNAVYHATGVRVRDLPVRIEDLL; from the coding sequence ATGGACCATCTTCGCCTTGCCCATCCCGATGCCATCGGCCAGCCCAGCCCGCGCATCGACGGGCCCGCCAAGGTCAGCGGCGCGGCGCGCTATACCGCCGATTTCATGTTGCCCGGCATGCTGCATGCGGTGCCGGTGTGCGCCACCATCGCGCATGGCCGCATCGCCAGCCTGGACATCGAGGCCGCCCGCGCCATGCCCGGCGTGCATGCCGTGCTGCACCGGGGCAACCGCCCGCCGCTGGCGCGCGCCGCCAGCGGCTCGATCGACGAGGCCCGCCCGCCGCTGGACGACGACATCATCCGCTATTACGGCCAGTATGTGGCGCTGGTGGTGGCCGACACGCCGCAGCAGGCCCAGGCCGCCGCCAACGCGGTGCGCGTAGGTTATGCCGCGCAGCCGCCCGACGTCTCGCCGCCGTCGGACGAAGAAGACACCCCCAATGTCGAAAGCGAACGCGGCGACGCGGCGGCCGCCTATGACAGCGCGCCGGTGCGGCTGGACGCGGTGTACACCACGCCGGTGGAAACGCACAATTCGATGGAGCTGCACGCCTGCGTGGCCGAATACGACGGCCGGGCCTACACGCTGTACGAAACCTCGCAGGGCGTGGTCAACCACCGCGATGTCGTGGCGCAGATGCTGGGCACCGGCAAGGAGAACGTACGGGTCATTTCGCATTACCTGGGCTCGGGCTTCGGCGGCAAGCTGTGGCCCTGGGCGCATTCGCTGCTGGCGGCCGTGGCCGCGCGCCAGCTGGGCCGGCCGGTGAAACTGGTGATCAGCCGCGCCATGACCTTCCATAGCGCCGGGCACCGCCCGTACACGCGGCAACGCATGCGCCTGGGCGCCACGCCCGACGGCAGGCTGGTGTCGCTGCAGCATCATTACCTTAGCCAGGCGTCGCAGCTGGACAAGTACCGCGAGCGCTGCGGCGAAGCCACGCCGCGCATGTACAGCACGCCCAACCTGCGGGTCTGCTGGGGGCTGGCGCGGCGCCATGTCGGCGCGCCCACCTCCATGCGCGGCCCCGGCGCCGTGCCGGGCATGTACGCGCTGGAATCGGCCATGGACGAACTGGCCGTCGCGCTGCAGATCGATCCCGTGGAACTGCGCCTGCGCAACGAGCCCCGGCTCGACGAAGGCAACGGCCTGCCGTTCTCGTCGCGCCACCTGAGCGAATGCCTGCGGCAGGGCGCCGAACGGTTCGGCTGGCAGCGCCGCCAGCCCGGCGTGGGCGCAATGCGGCAGGGCGACGTGGTGCTGGGCTGGGGCATGGCCTCGTGCTCGTGGCTGGCCCTGCGCATGCCCACCGACGCCCGCGTCACGCTGCACGACGACGGCACGGCCCGGCTGGCCTGCGCCACGCAGGACATCGGCACCGGCACCTACACGGTGCTGGCGCAGCTGGTCAGCGCCGAGACCGGCATCCCGCTGGACCGCATCCAGGTCAGCCTGGGCGACACGCAACTGCCGCCGGGGCCCGTGTCGGGCGGATCGGCCGCCACCGCATCCTTCGTTCCGGCCGCGCTCGAAGCCACGCGCAATGCGGTGCGGGCCGCCTGCGAGCTGGCCGCAAGCGCGGCCGGCCCCTACGTCGGCACGCCCGTGCGGGACCTGGCCATGCGCGCCGGCCGTATCCGCCTGGCCGCCGACGGCGCCGACGCCGGCATGCCGCTGGGCCAGCTGCTGGCCGCGGCCGGCGTGGCCAGCGTGTCGGGCGACGGCCATGGCGACAACGGCAAGGCGCTGAAACGGCAGTACTCGATCAACTCGTACGGCGCGCATTTCGTTGAAGTGGCGTGGCACCCCGCCACGGCGCGGCTGCGCGTGTCGCGCGTGGTAACGGTGATCGACGGCGGACGCATCCTGAATCCGCGCACCGGCCGCAACCAGATAGAAGGCGCCATCGTCATGGGCGTGGGCATGGCCATGCTGGAACAGACCCACTACGACAGCCGCTCGGGCGCGCCCATGAACAGCAACCTGGCCGACTACATCGTGGCCACGCACGCCGACGCGCCGCGGCTGGATGTCAGCTTCCTGGACTACCCCGACTACATCTGGAACGAAGTCGGCGCGCGCGGCATCGGCGAAATCGGCCTGGCCGGCATCGCCGCGGCCATCACCAACGCGGTCTACCACGCCACCGGCGTGCGCGTGCGAGACCTGCCCGTGCGTATCGAAGACCTGCTGTAG